DNA from Toxoplasma gondii ME49 chromosome X, whole genome shotgun sequence:
caggacTTTACTCAGACTCGAGTTTGCAGCTGGCCAGTGCACCAGTATGAGTCAACTCCCCTTTGCTTTCTGTCCACCGCCGCGCCTTCTCGTCGAGGCGACTCTCTCCGAAAGAGAACCCCCAAAGAAAGGGAGGCCGGGGCCTTGAGCCtcgagcgagaaggcgcagaactGTTCCCCACTCGCTCTCGAGAGTTCCGCAGTTCGCTCTTCGCTTGCTCCCCCAGTTCGCTTTTTCCGGCGCCTCAGAACTCACTGAAAGAAAGACGCGGCAGCGAGACGACCGAGCAGAGCGCCCAAGTCCTCCTCCACCGTCGAGGGCGCctgagagggagagacgcacgAACGACTCTGAACACTGTTTCTGTGGCTCGCTGCTGAAGGACATCGAGTCCGCTGCCATTTGGAATCCCAGGCGTCGGACTGGGAGGGATGGGCTTTTCAGCGACAAGTTGAAAGTTAGATTGAGGACCCATTCTGGCGCCGAAAAGAGACGCGGCCTTCAAACTCGACGACAGACAGGTGCCCGGTCTTCGATTACCCTCGAGGCTTTTGACAGCTGGAGTTCTGCTGTCGCTCGCGTTGAGCAGCGAAAACGCTTTGCCAACTCGTTTTGAGGCTTTcaggcgcatgcacctgcggccgaggagacacggtGCTTGCCTGAACCGAGACGCGGGGAGTACGAAAAAGGCGGATGTCCGCAGAGTTGTTCGCGATCCAGAAGCGacaagacagcgaagacgcgaagcgtctctccctcgactttccttctctctcgacttaCCGTCCGCTTGTCGCCAGCGCGCCAGGCTGCAGAAATATTGCACAGAGatggcagagaggagaaagtcGGAGATGAGATGCAGCGGAAAGAAAGGACTGAAAGGGGAAGGCGCAAGGAAtccgaggagagaacgaaattCGAGTCACGAGACCcgaggcgacagacacaggaagagacaaacaagagagaacgagaactgccggaaggaaagaagacgcagaggagacaaacagGACAAAGGGAGCAGTGGGCCGCGTCGACAACCCCACAAACCGCAGAAAACTCAAAAGATGAAAACCGACCAAGGGACAGTCCGCGAAACGTCGGACGTCTCGTcccagagaggaaagaagacaaaagagagaataCAAAatggaaaaggaagacaTCGGCGCAATGCGAATTTACTTCtctatatgcatgcatgacCCAGGAGTGAGAGACGCTATGATGGATCCACCTCGTGATCATTAACGACTCCGTCTGTGACTCTGCAAGCAGCCACGAAAGCATTTagaactgcagaagaaagtgaaacgcatgcaagagTCGTCTTCAGCATTTTTCCATATAGACATTTATACATAATTTATATGCATCCCTACCTAGACTTAGACGCTCAAACCGCCAGTGCcttacacatgcatatatttatatatatatatatataacgcATTCATTTATACACGGATACCTGTAGGCAGGCGCTTACGAAAGCAATACCTTTACTACAGACACGAAAGTCTGGATGGCTTGGGAACCGTGAACTCGCGGAACTTCTCCTTCTTACTCAATTGCAGTTCGGCGAGCACAGAGCCTCTTAAGGCGGTGTTCAAgattccttcttctgtgtgcAGCTGCCTGCGCACCAAGTCGAATtcagcgcatgcgtcgacgaCTTGTGGACTTCTCGCAAGCCACCAACGCTTTTCTGGGCTCGCCGCGGCCTGTTCCGAGAAGCAAATTTCTCTGTGGTTCCGTGACGAGACGAGCGCAGATGCCCcgccctcgtcttcgtctgcaccctgcgcagagacagagcgcgacgcgagcgggaggggagacgaaaaaggagagaaaaacgcagacagagacgcagaactgGACGACTcagaggcaggagaaacaACCGGAGTCCGATGAAGCAGCTGAAAGAACTCTCTTGCGAGAACTGGGTCCTTGGTGCGAAGGTGGGCGAGAGCTTGGAAAAAACGACGTTGCGACTCAGGAGACGCTTGAAGATCCGCAAAGTGAGACGCACTACAACAAAGTAAAGAACAAACACAACATGCAGAATAACCATGAaacacagacgagagagcgaaaacagaaacaacgcGCGACAAACAAATATACCTCCacatacatacgcatatatatatgtatatatagacatatatatacacacattcCTACACTTTTTTATGAATGTGCATACAGAgatgcatatttatacacCAAAacggatatatatatatatatatatatataagtaggCACACGCCtaaacatacatacatacttGCGGACCTTTGTGCGTcactgtatatatatatatatatatatatatataagcatatgtgcatatgcacAAGTGAGTTGAAGTAATTCTCACCAGAATTCGACGATGGGGGTCCCCAGTTTTCTCACCCAtttccatctctctcccGCGACCAGAGCCCAGAAGATTTTGACAAGATCTTCTGTGTTTGGTTGCTCCACGCGCTCCTCCCACAATCCTGCGCAGATGCTCTCGAAGAGCATTTGGTACACGCTcggtcgctcttcttcttcctcttcttcttcttcctcttcttcttcgtcgtttctgtCCACCCAGCTCTCACATGCTTCAGATCTGCTGTCAGCCAAAACGGAAAGCGCCTCGGTCATGCAGAACTCCTTTCCTTGTCGCGCtgcttcccctcttccttcATGTTCCACATatcccctgtctctcgcgtctcccatctctgccctttctcttttgtctctcgcgtctcccatcgctgtcctttctcttttgtctctcgcgtcgccttcgcgtcgGCTGTCCCCGAGACTTTCCCCAGGacttgcgtttttctctgaagGCTCCTGGAGAGCTCGGAGCCTCGCAGCTTCTTGGGGCTGCCGGCGGAGGAGTTGCTGCGAcgcgaggacgaaggaaatttctgcggcgtctgcggGGCAGAGGAGACCTGTGCTGCGGCGCAGGCGGTGGAGAACTGCTGCGGCGAGCGCGGGAGAGACCAGCAGTCCAgtttgtctgcatgcagagacgaggagcaCGAGCTGCGGCATAGACAActggcgaaagagagaagcagaagtcTGCCGCGCGAACGCCGCAGTGCGCGACCCAGGGGCAGACCCCAGAGACGATCTCGCATCCACCTCTGCTGAGacacgaggaggagaaaaagaagcagaaagataaggcgagagaggagaagaaggggaaggagagagcagcggaTCCGCGGGTGAGGCAGAGTGAGGACTGCCCAGCGAAGATCCAGCACTCGAAAGCGCGGGAGACTCGACAGACGCGCTGGCGAGTGAACGCCTCATCACCTGCCGAAACAGGACTCGTCGTTCCACGCTCTCGAGcgccaggagacagaggacgagaggcagcggcgtctccgccttccgTGATAGCCCCAGAGTCATCCAACCACGCAtcagagacaagagactCGCTGGAGAGGGCAAACGCGGCCGTTCGACGGACGCCGAGGACTCCGAGGAAGCCTCGCTGGAATTTCTAAaagaagactggagagacgAATCACGAGAAGAGCGTAGAGACGACTGAGCCACAGACTGCGACGACGTCTCGAGAAAAAGGTCTGGAGAGGAGTCGGCGATTCGACTGGCGTCGTTCCCGcccagaagcagcaggcgcgcacCGGGAGCGAGCATCAGCTGCTCTCCCGCGAGCGAGATCCCCTTTTCCTCAGATTCTGCTGTGCGACCTTCGACGAAAAGCACGGCGCGACAGGCGTCGAACGCAAggcgtctgtacacctgaaggacggcgaggagcgccttcttctcggcggcGAGCGCCGCGCGGAGGGTCTCGAGGGCGCCGACGCCGCCGCCGGCGCCAGGGCGCGTGAGCTCGAGAAATTGGtggagctgcatgcgcgggagCTGGTGTGGAAGCGCCTGTGCGAAGGCGAAACGCGCCTGGGAGCCGTGACTCACTCCGAGGCGCGCCAGCACCCGCGCGGCAGTCAGAAACAACTCCGGCGAGAGTCGCTTCAACGCCTCTGGACTCGCGGCGCAGCGCGCCAGAAACTCCCGCTTCAAGTCCGCGTTCGGCTTATAGACGGAGAACAATGCCCCCAGCtccgcgacagagacctcGAACGGAACGCGCCCGAAGCGGCTCTGGACGCGGTGCCGGAGCGCCTGAAGGAGGCGCTTTGCGCGGGTCTCGTACAGCGGGTGTCCGCTGGCCAAGTCGAGCGCTTCgcctcgagagaagacgtcttctttttctccgagAAGGAGACCTGCGCCGCGGGGAAGGGCGGAGTGCTCgagtctctgcatgtttcGACTCAAGTCAAAGCGTTGCCGGCAGACGAGGAGGGTAtggaggagcggcaggaGGGCGGCGTCGCTGAGGAAGGGAAcagcaagaagaagcgctTCTGCAATCTCCGCAAAGACCTGGGCGTTTAGACACCCGAGACGCgtgagaagcagcagaagcgcTGTGAGTGCATGCGGACTCGCCGAGGAGACCCAGTCGGGCAGGAGGCGCTCGAGAGCGCAAGCGAGCAGCGCTGTGTCGAGGTCGACACTCCAGAGTgcgttgttttctgtctgcgAACGGGATGCAAGAGCGTTCTCCGAGTCGCGGTTCGACACCGTGGGCTCCGCGACGAGagtcagtgcatgcagcagagcgAGCAGCTCAGCCTCTTCGATGCGGGtcgcgcgaggagacaacaggaagacgaaaacgccCTCCCAGAGACGCTGTGCAGACTCGCCAGACACACCGTCCAGGAGGCGCGCCGGGTGCCGGCAGAGGCGCAggaggagggcgagagaggcctCGACTTGCTGCGGCTCTTCGAGGAGTGAAGCGAGGGCCGggggagcgagaaggagatcCACGAGCGACTGAAGCAGGGGCCGCGATCGCGAGCTCGAGAGCGCGAGCAGAAAGTCCACGCAAGAAGCCAACACACGTGGAGACAATGCGAACTTCAGCCGGTGCAGCGAACGCGCAAAAAGATGCACAAGCGGATGGCCCTCGACAAGCGCcagagacgccggagacGCATGCTCCAAGAGGTCTCGCTGTCGAGATAGAAACGTAgccagacgaagaaactccGGCAGCGCCAAACACTGAAGCCGAGCAGAACCGGCGAAGGGTGGCGgcacagaggaagcaggaaacgagcacgcaggagacgacgaataagagggaagagaagacgaagaggaagagacacagagatctCCATGCACCTCcggtgaagagaaggacaaaTTGGAGGAGGTCCCAGACCTGgagggtgcatgcagtcggtTTGGCGTCTGCATGAGCTGCGCGAGGTAAAGGTCCAGGCGGCTCTTCATCTCGCGTTCTGCGCCGCTCTGCGTGTATTCCATAtctcgtctgttttctccgcTTTGTTCTGGAGCTGAAGAACACCGCGCATGCTCAGAGGCCTCCAAGTCCAGATCGAGAGCTTCTCTCATCTGCGCTCTGACGCGGTGTTTTTCATGTGGGGTGTAACGTCTTTCGAGGTCGAACATgaggctcttctctctgcgcgctCCAACatcttcccctttcttcttcttttctttgttctcggATATCAGAAACTCGGCTGCTTCTTCGACACCTTGGAACAGCGGGGCTTCTCTGCCTGGCGCCtcagtctgcatgcgccatcTGGACGCTTCAGCTCCTCCACAGATGCGCTGTGCGGACGACcagcctctgtcgccttctcgaatgtctcctcttttcgtcGACTCTCGACGCCTCGGTtcgctcgtctccgtcgctcgcGGACTCCCTGCTCGCGCCTGTTcctccctgcatgcatgcgcgacggAACGGCGTCGCGGTGGGGCTGCGGCGAACgaggcgcggagagagagcgagaaggcagacggcAGAGGAGGCCTCCGAGAGAAGCCaagcagaggcgaaggcgaacggggagagacaggagacagaagaaactgaaggaAGGTACGCCCACCCCAcggcgcagaagaagctctCTGTGCAAGTGCTATGGTagacggagacggagacggagaagaagaagacgaagagaaaagagaagaagacgaacaagagaaagaagaagaaaaggaaggagatcgagaagaggaaacgagaaagagggaacaACGACGACGATGCCCCCATCGAGGGGGGCACTGAGAGCGGATCTGCATCCCGCAGAGGCTGTCTACGGAACGCATGTACCGGAAAACGACGCGTCAGCAAAGCAAATCGACATTTGCACGACTTTTTTTTATCATCGACCGCGAATGACGATATTCCGTCGGAAGCCACACCAAGGCGCCCTCCACCTCTTGCAGACTGAAACtgcgagaagggagagagaagaacaaagtccccagagaaagaaagcttGCTCAACGAACAGACACGACCCTCAGGTCGAATACGCAAAGAAAACCTCCGGCAAACACAAGAAATCCCAAGGAcgacgaagcgaagaaagcggaagaggagagagaagaagacatgcAAGGGGAAGAAACATCAGCAAAAGAAACAGCCGCCAAGCCGACTGGAAGGCGGGAGTCGAGGAGACTTCTTTGGCCTAGATTTTATTTTTGTCGCATGCAAAGTAGAGCCAGTGGAGTCGCAAGGTCTGGTCAAGGACGGCGACGACGTCTTCGCGTTCCAGTCGGTCGcggatttcttctttctggacGAGGTCGAGGACTCCGAGACAAACTGGAAAGAGCAAGTGTTGGACGTACGGCGGATGTCGCCAGTAGTCCAGATAATGTAGGTAGGCGACGAAGCGCGGATCTTGGAAATAACGCTCTTTCTGCAAATGTCGGAGGTAGTACGGATTCGCGAGGGCCTGTACGAACTCACACTCTGCctcgaaacgcagaagatTCATCGCCGCGTTCTCCTCCCACAGAGACAAGTGAGGAGGAACAGGGACGACGCAGGTCCCCGAGAAGCCCAGATGCTGCTCCGACCGCTCccgtccctctctctcttgacctctctctgcttctttctcgttctctgcttctttctcgttctctgcttctttctcgttctctgcttctttccctGTCGCTTTCTGGGCGGCAGGAGTTGGCTGTTCGCCAGAGTTTGTGGCCTCGGACTCTGGGTGTGCCGCGCGttcttccagcttcttctctgcgccttcttgcGGACTGTCGGCGCCACTGCCGGCAGAGAGACTCATCGTGCGAAAGCAAACTGCGCGGAGATCTCCTCccccttccttcttgttctccttttccagcttcctctcctccagtctcttctccgtttcttcctttctgtatTCGCTCGCGTAAGGTCGCGGGGACGAGCCAGCTACGAAGACATCTGGAAAACGGGTGAGTCGGGTCGGAAGGCAGGctggagagaaagtggaggagatggagagacacccaAACTGGAGGTAGGACGCATGTATGCCTCGCGGCTTCTTGCCTCCTTGGCTGCGCCCCGGGAGAAGCTGAGGAAAAGCGGAACGCCACCAGTCTcgcgaaagacaaagaactCGCGAATGGAGACGCTtcggaaagagaaaagaagaggcgccaatcacgaagagaaagtgaaacACAGGCACCAGTGAAGAGGGCGGGCGTAAGGCGGACGGGAGAGGATGAAACGCTCGTAACGTACGCCGGGGATAAGCAGTCAAAAGACGTTAGGAGTTGAAGCCTGAGACTTGCGCGTCGTAGACTATGAAAAACTGAATTTAACCAAGTATCGCATACTCTCGACTTCGGCGTGAGACCCAGACACGCGCGATCCGAGTCAAGGAACTCGCCGTTTTTTGTTTGGTGGTGGAGACAAAgccagagaaaggaaaggacaTCTGCGCGCCCTCCAGAATAACGGCTGAAGAGTCACAGGGGTCTGCCAAGCAAGTTCAGAAAAAGCGCCTTCTGTGACTCGGAATGTCTTGTCCTCTTAGCGGTGGTCGGCGGAACTGTTTCTCGATGTGCCTAAAAAGAATCAAAGACGAACACTTTGCGAATTCGAGTCAACAGGAGGGACGAACTCGGCCAAGGAACCGACAAAGAAAGCGAATCTGGAGCGAAACGCACTGTaacaaaggagaaaagacacaaaacgacgaggaagaggggaagaacaCAGCTGAGGCACACTGGGAAGATGTGGAATGCAGGCGAACAACGTTCGCGGTCAACTCTCACAGAGACAACGGAACGACGGTCCTGACCGACTGCCCAGCTTTCTGAGTTGCTCAGATCAGCGACGTCTATGGAGTCAATCAAGTGGAGAAAAGTAAACCTCACTTGCTGGCTGCGAAGAAACTAACACCAGCCACTTTTCTTGAGAGGTTCACCGTTTGTTGCCGCATTCGAAAGCTTCCGCTGACTAGGTCGCAcacttgcatgcgcatgtgcCTCACAGAAAGACACGAAACTGCAGCGTAAGGAATCAGTGCCGCGGGACTTTTTTACATCTTTTTCTCGGGGGCGGAAACTGTGTTGTCAGGCTGGGCATGGAACCGCAACCGCCAAGAGCTTTTACTTCACTGGCATGAACAACTGGATCGCGGGATCAAAGGAAGGCCGGGGAGGACGCTCGCCAGATCAATGTAACGTCCCGATGTTTTCTTTGTAGATCCCATGCCTTTTCGAAACTTGAATCTTactgaaggcgagagagaaaagcgactcCATGGCAATTAGACCGCCCTCAACGCTAGAACACAGGCGAAAGACTACTTGTCGCAACACGAAATGCACAGCCGGCACATTCAGCACGAAACCGGAAAAGCCAATCTTCTTCGAGGAATCACCTCCTTCGCTCCTGTGACGGACCAGCGTGGCGCCTGAAACACGAGGGTGATTCCTGGCGATCGCCGGGGCCCCGAATCGAGCggtctccttttttttcacTTGAGGGCACAACTATGTCACGACAGGAGGAGCACTGCGAGCACTGGCACCTGCAGCAGCTTGAAAATGAGAAGAGCAGTCTCTCTTGAACAACTCTGTCTAAAAAAAGACGACTCAACGACAGACAGGGACAAGCCACTCCCCGGACTATTGAAAAACGCGCTTCGGATTTCGTTCCACAGTATCTGTAGATACTACGGCTGGAGCCTACGGAACTTTGCAGCTGTCAAAAATCCCCCCCTATGGACAACTCCTTTGTCGTCTTACGACTTCAGACACTTCCATCCGTCCATTCTGTTCCCAGAATAACACTCTGGGTAACAAATAAATCAATCTGAAGTGGGCTTGGCAGCAAACGAGCTGTCTTCTAGGTCTGTGTTTGACATCCTCGACCGTGGCGTGACAAATGGATAAACGGTAACGCGCCACATAAATCCCAGCATAGTTTCTGTGTGTATGTCGGTGACATAAACAGTTCATTACTCTTCCGGATACAGGTCCTCGAAACGCTGATTCGGTGCTACTCTTCAGCCATGGCTAACGCGGTGAGAAACTCAACACAAACTTTACCTCCGCAGTACTGTGCCTCCGTCGCGACTTGCGGGCAGCAGCACGCAACGACTAAACTTTCATTCCTTGATGTATCCAGCTAGAGAGACGCGTGATCGTACACCTCGTTTCGCGCTTGTGGGCACTGACTCCGACCATCGTAACCCCTGTTCGGCGCACGAAAGAacgtcgacgaagaaggtaGTGAAAATGGCTTCCACTTTTGGGGGGGTCGTCTAACGAACGAGTCGGCGCTTGTTTGGCCGGCGACCAGGTTGGAGAGCCGCTGTGCATTTGCTCGTTTGGCTTGCGGAACAACTTATGCAGACTCGGCCGCCGTGACGCGACGGTCGTTTTCCCCGAAAGACGAAAACCGCACATGCTTCTCTAAACAAGCGTGATGGAGCACTTCGTTGCTCGTGTTAGTTTCTCTCACGCGCTACTGTATCTAACTGGAAAGCCAGCATTGTGTTTTGTGTCGTGCTCCACGTGTCGACAGATGTTTTGGCCAGTCGTGCAACTTTCTGGAATTTTTCAGCCGGTACGGAAACGGGTCCTGAAAAACATACACGTTGTGGATACATCGAAGGAACGGCTTGACAGAGATCCTCCCTCACCGGGTACGCACCGCCACATCTTTCGGCGCGCACAAAAAACACCCGTTCTTTTGCGCGGGGTACGGTAGGACACAACAGACCACGAACATGCAAAATTCGAGAACATGCCACCACCGCACCAGAAAAAACTTGCTTCAGACACTCCAGTACGTCCCGCATGAGGGCTACCTTTCGGTTAGGATCCAGCTGCAACTTTACACGTCAAATACAAAACGTGCTGAAAGCGTGGAAACCGGAAttgaagaagacacacagaggaaCAAGGCCGACGAAGGACGTCCTATAAAAGCGGCGGCGCGTGGAGATGCAGTGATGATCGGAACCCCGGAAAGTGAAACCTTTGACGGTCCGATTTCTTCGTGTGCCGTCGGACTGCAGAAGCGTGGCAACGTCTTTCTAGAGAGCCAGACACTCCccatctctccctctcgaagaaaacgcgcgcAACTCGGAAGTTTTTGCCCTCCAGCCAGCCCCGTCAAATCTTGGCGGCCTCGTTCGCTCCTTCCAAGCTCGCATCTGGCCAAAAACCTAGTCTGATTGCTCTCCAAGGCATGGTaacagaacagagacgaccggaaacagcagagacggaaTACACTGTCGTTCACCGGACGCCGCCTCTCACCTGTGCTTACGTAGCCTTCGACAGCGGAGGAAATCAAAGACCGCTCACAAAGACAGTGGTCAGAAGATATCTTCGAATCGCATACACTGTTCCCGACAAAAATCGCTTTTTCCTTTTAAACCTTCGTTCGCAACGAAGCGTTTGCCACGCGTCGTTCAGACACGAAAAATTGGGAGAAGTGACGGGATGCCGGAGACGTTTTCATGCCTATATCATTTGTTAGCTCCTCTGGAGACAACGCAGCGACAAACGATGAAACCTTGAATTCCCAGATACCATGGAGCAGTTAAGCGGTGAGGTCCGTGATATAACCGAAGAGGACCTGCTGGTTTTTTCCCAGTCAGGATCCTAGCTAGCAGCTGTACAGATACACCAAACGTCCTCGCCTACAGAAAAACTTTCTCCGGCCGTTAAAAGCA
Protein-coding regions in this window:
- a CDS encoding hypothetical protein (encoded by transcript TGME49_225980) translates to MRSVDSLCGMQIRSQCPPRWGHRRRCSLFLVSSSRSPSFSSSFSCSSSSLFSSSSSSPSPSPSTIALAQRASSAPWGGRTFLQFLLSPVSPRSPSPLLGFSRRPPLPSAFSLSLRASFAAAPPRRRSVAHACREEQARAGSPRATETSEPRRRESTKRGDIREGDRGWSSAQRICGGAEASRWRMQTEAPGREAPLFQGVEEAAEFLISENKEKKKKGEDVGARREKSLMFDLERRYTPHEKHRVRAQMREALDLDLEASEHARCSSAPEQSGENRRDMEYTQSGAEREMKSRLDLYLAQLMQTPNRLHAPSRSGTSSNLSFSSPEVHGDLCVSSSSSSLPSYSSSPACSFPASSVPPPFAGSARLQCLALPEFLRLATFLSRQRDLLEHASPASLALVEGHPLVHLFARSLHRLKFALSPRVLASCVDFLLALSSSRSRPLLQSLVDLLLAPPALASLLEEPQQVEASLALLLRLCRHPARLLDGVSGESAQRLWEGVFVFLLSPRATRIEEAELLALLHALTLVAEPTVSNRDSENALASRSQTENNALWSVDLDTALLACALERLLPDWVSSASPHALTALLLLLTRLGCLNAQVFAEIAEALLLAVPFLSDAALLPLLHTLLVCRQRFDLSRNMQRLEHSALPRGAGLLLGEKEDVFSRGEALDLASGHPLYETRAKRLLQALRHRVQSRFGRVPFEVSVAELGALFSVYKPNADLKREFLARCAASPEALKRLSPELFLTAARVLARLGVSHGSQARFAFAQALPHQLPRMQLHQFLELTRPGAGGGVGALETLRAALAAEKKALLAVLQVYRRLAFDACRAVLFVEGRTAESEEKGISLAGEQLMLAPGARLLLLGGNDASRIADSSPDLFLETSSQSVAQSSLRSSRDSSLQSSFRNSSEASSESSASVERPRLPSPASLLSLMRGWMTLGLSRKAETPLPLVLCLLALESVERRVLFRQVMRRSLASASVESPALSSAGSSLGSPHSASPADPLLSPSPSSPLSPYLSASFSPPRVSAEVDARSSLGSAPGSRTAAFARQTSASLFRQLSMPQLVLLVSACRQTGLLVSPALAAAVLHRLRRSTGLLCPADAAEISFVLASQQLLRRQPQEAARLRALQEPSEKNASPGESLGDSRREGDARDKRERTAMGDARDKRERAEMGDARDRGYVEHEGRGEAARQGKEFCMTEALSVLADSRSEACESWVDRNDEEEEEEEEEEEEERPSVYQMLFESICAGLWEERVEQPNTEDLVKIFWALVAGERWKWVRKLGTPIVEFCASHFADLQASPESQRRFFQALAHLRTKDPVLAREFFQLLHRTPVVSPASESSSSASLSAFFSPFSSPLPLASRSVSAQGADEDEGGASALVSSRNHREICFSEQAAASPEKRWWLARSPQVVDACAEFDLVRRQLHTEEGILNTALRGSVLAELQLTWRAGDKRTAPSTVEEDLGALLGRLAAASFFQKTLDISPHCPSDASAARTVLRRSSESLARPLRPFSSLALAAALPSGGFLPNVPEEEEYSLSWGNPVWRVGILLLPRASSSGSSTCRSSLWVLLEERARSREVGHSGGAARKKERERGREAATTEAENEVLEGLIRREMQTSFPDFSAGSPETPEGPRLSAAVAMKIKFLQEVRDWRVVVLLQEQVKERLKRDNGKWIQERLAQCRGLFPLSPPLSSFLRAYASTSALFSASSDLSASSSSVGTTFSGQPQDALLGCSETLFPAAFSPVTDLPESSASSPSLAASEGESEDAFLVSAACVSGEESHPRQGGRKRQVQLLWEKPGEESREKKTRAEDQRLKQVSHYRAVREAAFMQLQRELHFLFSLD
- the MED31 gene encoding mediator complex subunit MED31 (encoded by transcript TGME49_225970~Gene product name based on ToxoDB Community Expert Annotation.), producing MSLSAGSGADSPQEGAEKKLEERAAHPESEATNSGEQPTPAAQKATGKEAENEKEAENEKEAENEKEAERGQEREGRERSEQHLGFSGTCVVPVPPHLSLWEENAAMNLLRFEAECEFVQALANPYYLRHLQKERYFQDPRFVAYLHYLDYWRHPPYVQHLLFPVCLGVLDLVQKEEIRDRLEREDVVAVLDQTLRLHWLYFACDKNKI